A region from the Drosophila ananassae strain 14024-0371.13 chromosome 2L, ASM1763931v2, whole genome shotgun sequence genome encodes:
- the LOC6500625 gene encoding GTP-binding protein Di-Ras2, which yields MTEQKNQVTRAAPEQSNDYRVVVFGAGGVGKSSLVLRFIKGTFRESYIPTIEDTYRQVISCNKNICTLQITDTTGSHQFPAMQRLSISKGHAFILVYSVCSKQSLEELRPIWALIKELKGAEIPNIPVMLVGNKCDETAELREVSQIEGQAQATTWSISFMETSAKTNHNVTELFQELLNMEKTRTVSLQLDTKKQKKQKKEKKTKDTNGAIPENGEASASASGGAKEKCRVM from the exons ATGACGGAACAAAAGAATCAGGTGACACGCGCTGCACCGGAGCAGAGCAACGACTACCGGGTGGTGGTCTTTGGTGCTGGTGGCGTGGGCAAGAGCTCGCTGGTGCTACGTTTTATAAAGGGCACATTCCGCGAAAGCTATATACCGACCATCGAGGACACCTACAGACAG GTCATAAGCTGCAATAAGAACATCTGCACGCTTCAAATTACGGACACGACCGGGTCGCATCAGTTCCCCGCCATGCAACGGTTGTCGATCTCAAAGGGTCACGCCTTCATCTTGGTCTACTCGGTGTGCTCTAAGCAGAGCTTGGAGGAGCTACGTCCTATCTGGGCTCTCATCAAGGAACTAAAG ggAGCCGAGATTCCGAACATCCCAGTAATGTTGGTGGGCAACAAGTGTGATGAGACTGCGGAGCTAAGAGAG GTCTCACAGATCGAGGGACAGGCCCAAGCCACCACCTGGAGCATATCGTTCATGGAGACATCGGCCAAGACGAATCACAATGTGACGGAGCTTTTCCAGGAGCTGTTGAACATGGAGAAGACGCGCACTGTCTCCCTGCAGTTGGACaccaaaaagcaaaagaagcaaaagaaagaaaagaagaCCAAGGACACGAATGGTGCGATTCCGGAGAATGGGGAGGCCAGCGCCAGTGCCAGCGGGGGAGCCAAGGAGAAGTGTCGAGTTATGTAA
- the LOC6499940 gene encoding uncharacterized protein LOC6499940 isoform X2, which translates to MSSTRFARTGRVRLCILMSMFLVLIMMIVIYQMSQHQLDESRAFQEGLSVQMQSLTAEKLTAEKRMSLLRTEKMSLQEKYEGQLAEAAQKQQETERALQEKFEGQLEKHKLLEIKYADLEAECVNSKKKHIADTNTFDQKLQKLLADVHKDKAIKEQEVAGWKEKLEKLQRDSERKIHALESSLTEFKANCHYVPKVQPAEAPAHGHQDSQPQQQLNKPAEQTPTTHHSSPGQVAHSIEKPRNEKSFDAQVQVSDGLYRIGGGIVPKVLSEKQQQEEPQLADGQVSPLSAPRKSSTPAPNASVAPKIVSSSSSGLPPLAVPPAKPERKLPENVAPIPDNFEDTKVDGKGDAVDVDTAAEELPKNENNNRYANAVNDLENNRNLGVAPKPLEDSGAHEVKDALNEPSFNLPAAGGGQNLFDGELPAPGPGPVPDEPAKQMADQLAAGGAGGGEGVEGDDDDDVGDVAVKQPQHLLENDNLNNEIMADQGKEFPEGIHLEDGMDEDPDEDDYSNAAARKKGGEAVRN; encoded by the exons ATGAGTTCAACTCGCTTTGCGCGCACTGGACGCGTGCGTCTCTGCATTCTGATGAGCATGTTCCTGGTGCTCATAATGATGATTGTTATTTACCAAATGTCCCAGCACCAATTGGACGAGAGCCGCGCCTTTCAGGAGGGTCTCAGTGTACAAATGCAAT CGTTGACTGCCGAAAAGCTAACCGCCGAGAAACGTATGAGCCTGCTGCGCACAGAGAAGATGAGCCTGCAGGAGAAGTACGAAGGTCAGTTGGCAGAGGCGGCCCAAAAGCAGCAGGAAACGGAGCGGGCCCTTCAGGAGAAGTTTGAGGGTCAGTTGGAAAAGCACAAGCTACTAGAGATCAAGTACGCTGATCTAGAGGCTGAGTGCGTCAATAGCAAGAAGAAACACATCGCCGACACGAATACCTTCGACCAGAAATTGCAGAAATTGCTGGCCGACGTTCACAAGGACAAGGCCATCAAAGAGCAAGAAGTGGCCGGCTGGAAG GAAAAACTGGAGAAACTGCAACGCGATTCAGAGCGCAAGATACACGCCCTGGAAAGTTCACTGACGGAATTCAAAGCTAACTGCCATTACGTACCCAAAGTACAACCTGCAGAGGCACCGGCTCATGGCCACCAGGACTCACAACCACAGCAACAGCTAAACAAGCCGGCCGAGCAAACTCCTACCACGCACCACTCAAGCCCTGGTCAAGTGGCCCATAGCATTGAGAAGCCACGAAACGAGAAGTCTTTCGACGCCCAAGTGCAAGTGAGTGACGGCCTCTACAGGATTGGCGGCGGG ATTGTCCCGAAGGTGTTGAGCGAGAAGCAGCAGCAAGAGGAGCCTCAGTTGGCCGACGGCCAGGTGTCACCCCTGAGTGCTCCGCGCAAGAGCAGTACTCCGGCTCCGAATGCCTCGGTGGCACCCAAGATAgtgagcagcagcagtagtGGGCTCCCACCGCTGGCTGTTCCGCCCGCAAAGCCAGAGCGCAAACTACCCGAGAACGTGGCGCCCATTCCTGACAACTTCGAGGACACCAAGGTAGATGGTAAAGGGGATGCCGTCGACGTGGACACCGCTGCCGAGGAGCTGCCTAAGAACGAGAACAACAATCGCTATGCAAATGCTGTAAATGATCTGGAGAACAATCGAAACTTGGGCGTGGCGCCTAAGCCGCTCGAGGACTCGGGCGCACATGAAGTCAAAGACGCGTTGAACGAGCCCAGTTTTAATCTACCGGCAGCCGGAGGTGGCCAGAACCTTTTCGATGGCGAATTGCCAGCGCCTGGTCCCGGTCCAGTGCCCGATGAGCCGGCCAAGCAAATGGCAGATCAACTGGCAGCAGGAGGTGCGGGTGGCGGTGAAGGAGTGGAAGGCGACGATGACGACGATGTGGGGGATGTGGCGGTGAAGCAGCCGCAGCACTTGCTTGAAAACGACAATCTGAACAACGAGATCATGGCTGATCAGGGAAAGGAATTTCCCGAGGGTATTCATTTGGAGGACGGCATGGATGAAGATCCGGATG AGGATGACTACTCCAATGCAGCGGCACGGAAGAAGGGAGGCGAGGCCGTTAGAAACTAA
- the LOC6500624 gene encoding uncharacterized protein LOC6500624, which produces MRLLWLQLLAAIYLTIFMDCATAAKASTSRSRGVAQYKLPLPVPTNEAAHNQGVGGKPGEDHATRQPQQRRRMQVIRRRKPIGGNSTTTSTTTSTTTTSTTTTTTPRPSLANGFNFLNPSFWSFGQQSLVAVRPPTKQPHPPKKFKPKEEKLSQRKPAKTTNKPISAGNSTTKRTSGRTSSTSTSTTTSTTTGKPSTDGPFRIALPTLTFPSGQGKESDKEKGKRATAELRLRFDCPRENEVRFQLFPKICKTDRDCAVWQRDELCCDIFGASSCVSGVPKPLEEAPHAPILGLIPRKCPSRPLAELWWDVQECNTDMDCWPRVCCPDGRRRYCRTSQPELETAPVPVKRSFDYLTEYLECTAPPPPIFDLHPKACTSTLDCFPNVCCQEAGLRHCRPPKKSVLTLMANFLNVDFVKRLAQNIVIK; this is translated from the exons ATGCGATTGCTCTGGTTGCAGCTTCTAGCTGCTATTTATCTCACCATATTCATGGATTGTGCAACAGCCGCCAAGGCATCGACATCTCGATCCCGTGGAGTTGCACAATATAAACTCCCACTGCCAGTGCCAACCAATGAAGCAGCACATAACCAGGGAGTGGGTGGGAAACCAGGAGAAGATCATGCCACGCGGCAGCCTCAGCAGCGCAGGCGTATGCAGGTTATCCGGCGAAGGAAACCTATTGGAGGAAACTCTACAACCACCTccacaacaacatcaacaactaCAACATCCACTACGACAACAACAA CTCCCCGTCCCAGCTTGGCCAACGGCTTCAATTTCCTAAATCCCAGTTTCTGGAGCTTTGGCCAGCAGAGCCTGGTGGCAGTGCGTCCGCCCACCAAACAGCCCCATCCGCCCAAGAAGTTCAAGCCCAAGGAGGAGAAGCTCAGTCAAAGGAAGCCGGCGAAAACCACCAACAAACCTATATCTGCTGGGAACTCAACCACAAAGAGAACCTCCGGCAGGacctcctccacctccacctccacaaCCACCAGTACGACGACGGGGAAACCCTCTACGGATGGACCCTTTCGTATAGCCCTGCCCACCTTGACCTTTCCCAGTGGCCAGGGCAAGGAGAGCGACAAGGAGAAGGGCAAACGGGCTACTGCCGAGCTGCGACTGAGGTTCGATTGTCCGCGGGAGAATGAGGTGCGGTTCCAACTCTTCCCGAAGATCTGTAAGACGGACAGGGACTGCGCCGTCTGGCAGAGGGATGAGCTGTGCTGCGACATCTTCGGAGCCAGCAGCTGTGTGTCCGGGGTTCCTAAGCCCCTGGAGGAGGCTCCACATGCTC CTATTTTGGGCTTAATACCCCGGAAATGTCCGAGTAGACCTCTGGCAGAGCTCTGGTGGGATGTACAGGAGTGTAACACGGACATGGACTGCTGGCCCAGGGTCTGTTGTCCAGATGGCCGGAGGCGCTACTGTCGCACCTCGCAGCCGGAGCTTGAAACCGCACCAGTGCCAGTGAAGCGCTCCTTCGATTACC TTACCGAGTACTTGGAGTGCACAGCCCCACCTCCGCCCATTTTCGATCTTCATCCGAAGGCCTGCACATCCACGTTGGACTGTTTTCCCAACGTTTGCTGCCAGGAGGCGGGTCTCCGGCACTGTAGGCCCCCTAAGAAATCCGTTCTCACACTGATGGCCAACTTTCTGAACGTGGACTTTGTGAAGCGGTTGGCCCAAAACATTGTTATCAAGTAG
- the LOC6499939 gene encoding uncharacterized protein LOC6499939 — protein MVNVATVGCLLLLFNRVCCESENEDHWVDPHAAWSELAMDFGQPENVCQCPAGPERSPVAIEDALALTYFRKFANLLFQRKRLQFDAASARYKRSLLFTLLPSQLEELESVQDARDLDVLLSKILEGAETAPLFRGQFGCSYSQKSGVLALVTDIFKDVIALTKVSEVKFLLLVIMAILLGYIVHRRFGFRVISIILGGCFLTGYFYTYIECNRKLEVESMLEVIDSQQDQLRYNEMSWFARLKSLVYSESATEKRKEMLKKSSKISLSYCLPDQVFLMYMNDLFFKQLELLLEKVTHTMTRLSTNLGWPYCYIAPLFLIVLVGYIIKLTFKYVISPRAWGSVLHNYSSSSSPPAPGTIQPNATIQSIAAKEPAVDCLSGENLKMLLDMKMMTLTSAQQQQLKQLPGVSGVQEVMEPLEAPAPTTEKKESLDVSDGSNKSQSSIQEEGFTLVDDTEDI, from the exons ATGGTGAATGTCGCGACAGTCGGTTGCCTCCTGCTACTATTCAACAGAGTATGCTGCGAGAGCGAAAACGAGGACCACTGGGTGGATCCGCACGCGGCCTGGTCAGAATTGGCCATGGATTTTGGCCAACCAGAGAATGTCTGCCAGTGTCCAGCTGGTCCGGAGAGATCGCCTGTTGCCATAGAGGATGCACTGGCTCTGACATATTTCAGGAAGTTCGCCAATCTGCTGTTCCAGCGTAAACGACTTCAG TTCGATGCTGCGTCGGCGCGTTACAAGCGATCGCTGCTGTTCACGCTGCTTCCATCGCAACTTGAGGAACTGGAAAGCGTTCAAGATGCCCGAGATCTGGATGTATTGCTATCCAAAATACTGGAAGGTGCAGAGACAGCTCCTTTATTTCGTGGCCAGTTCGGGTGCTCCTATTCCCAGAAGAGCGGTGTTCTAGCATTAGTTACGGATATTTTCAAGGATGTTATAGCACTCACTAAAGTTTCCGAG gtgAAATTTTTACTGCTTGTAATTATGGCAATCCTACTTGGATATATTGTGCACAGACGTTTTGGTTTCCGGGTAATCTCTATTATCTTAGGAGGTTGTTTCCTAACTGGATACTTTTACACGTATATAGAGTGCAATAGA AAATTGGAAGTGGAATCAATGTTGGAGGTCATTGACAGTCAGCAGGATCAATTGAGATACAACGAAATGTCCTGGTTTGCCAGACTGAAAAGCTTGGTGTACAGCGAGTCAGCAACAGAGAAGCGAAAAGAGATGTTAAAAAAATCCTCCAAGATCAGTCTTTCATATTGTTTGCCCGATCAAGTGTTTCTTATGTATATGAATGATTTGTTTTTCAAGCAGTTGGAACTTCTCCTAGAAAAAGTAACTCACACCATGACGAGACTATCCA CTAACTTGGGATGGCCGTATTGTTATATCGCACCGTTGTTCTTGATAGTCTTGGTTGGATATATTATAAAACTTACATTTAAGTACGTCATTAGCCCCAGAGCCTGGGGCTCGGTACTCCACAATTACTCCAGCAGTAGTTCTCCGCCCGCACCGGGTACCATACAACCGAATGCTACCATACAATCGATCGCGGCGAAAGAGCCAGCCGTCGATTGCTTATCCGGCGAGAATTTGAAAATGCTGCTTGATATGAAAATGATGACACTAACAAGCGCTCAACAACAGCAATTGAAGCAGCTACCCGGAGTTTCAGGGGTCCAAGAGGTAATGGAACCCCTGGAGGCTCCTGCACCAACGACAGAGAAAAAGGAAAGCCTTGATGTAAGTGATGGCAGCAACAAGAGCCAGAGCAGCATTCAGGAAGAAGGATTCACATTGGTGGACGACACCGAAGACATTTAG
- the LOC6507948 gene encoding metallothionein-1 → MPCPCGSGCKCASQTTKGSCNCGSDCKCGGDKKSACGCSK, encoded by the exons ATGCCTTGCCCATGCGGAAGCG GATGCAAATGCGCCAGCCAGACCACCAAGGGATCCTGCAACTGTGGATCGGACTGCAAGTGCGGCGGTGACAAGAAATCCGCCTGCGGCTGCTCCAAGTGA
- the LOC6499940 gene encoding uncharacterized protein LOC6499940 isoform X3, with amino-acid sequence MSSTRFARTGRVRLCILMSMFLVLIMMIVIYQMSQHQLDESRAFQEGLSVQMQSLTAEKLTAEKRMSLLRTEKMSLQEKYEGQLAEAAQKQQETERALQEKFEGQLEKHKLLEIKYADLEAECVNSKKKHIADTNTFDQKLQKLLADVHKDKAIKEQEVAGWKEKLEKLQRDSERKIHALESSLTEFKANCHYVPKVQPAEAPAHGHQDSQPQQQLNKPAEQTPTTHHSSPGQVAHSIEKPRNEKSFDAQVQIVPKVLSEKQQQEEPQLADGQVSPLSAPRKSSTPAPNASVAPKIVSSSSSGLPPLAVPPAKPERKLPENVAPIPDNFEDTKVDGKGDAVDVDTAAEELPKNENNNRYANAVNDLENNRNLGVAPKPLEDSGAHEVKDALNEPSFNLPAAGGGQNLFDGELPAPGPGPVPDEPAKQMADQLAAGGAGGGEGVEGDDDDDVGDVAVKQPQHLLENDNLNNEIMADQGKEFPEGIHLEDGMDEDPDEDDYSNAAARKKGGEAVRN; translated from the exons ATGAGTTCAACTCGCTTTGCGCGCACTGGACGCGTGCGTCTCTGCATTCTGATGAGCATGTTCCTGGTGCTCATAATGATGATTGTTATTTACCAAATGTCCCAGCACCAATTGGACGAGAGCCGCGCCTTTCAGGAGGGTCTCAGTGTACAAATGCAAT CGTTGACTGCCGAAAAGCTAACCGCCGAGAAACGTATGAGCCTGCTGCGCACAGAGAAGATGAGCCTGCAGGAGAAGTACGAAGGTCAGTTGGCAGAGGCGGCCCAAAAGCAGCAGGAAACGGAGCGGGCCCTTCAGGAGAAGTTTGAGGGTCAGTTGGAAAAGCACAAGCTACTAGAGATCAAGTACGCTGATCTAGAGGCTGAGTGCGTCAATAGCAAGAAGAAACACATCGCCGACACGAATACCTTCGACCAGAAATTGCAGAAATTGCTGGCCGACGTTCACAAGGACAAGGCCATCAAAGAGCAAGAAGTGGCCGGCTGGAAG GAAAAACTGGAGAAACTGCAACGCGATTCAGAGCGCAAGATACACGCCCTGGAAAGTTCACTGACGGAATTCAAAGCTAACTGCCATTACGTACCCAAAGTACAACCTGCAGAGGCACCGGCTCATGGCCACCAGGACTCACAACCACAGCAACAGCTAAACAAGCCGGCCGAGCAAACTCCTACCACGCACCACTCAAGCCCTGGTCAAGTGGCCCATAGCATTGAGAAGCCACGAAACGAGAAGTCTTTCGACGCCCAAGTGCAA ATTGTCCCGAAGGTGTTGAGCGAGAAGCAGCAGCAAGAGGAGCCTCAGTTGGCCGACGGCCAGGTGTCACCCCTGAGTGCTCCGCGCAAGAGCAGTACTCCGGCTCCGAATGCCTCGGTGGCACCCAAGATAgtgagcagcagcagtagtGGGCTCCCACCGCTGGCTGTTCCGCCCGCAAAGCCAGAGCGCAAACTACCCGAGAACGTGGCGCCCATTCCTGACAACTTCGAGGACACCAAGGTAGATGGTAAAGGGGATGCCGTCGACGTGGACACCGCTGCCGAGGAGCTGCCTAAGAACGAGAACAACAATCGCTATGCAAATGCTGTAAATGATCTGGAGAACAATCGAAACTTGGGCGTGGCGCCTAAGCCGCTCGAGGACTCGGGCGCACATGAAGTCAAAGACGCGTTGAACGAGCCCAGTTTTAATCTACCGGCAGCCGGAGGTGGCCAGAACCTTTTCGATGGCGAATTGCCAGCGCCTGGTCCCGGTCCAGTGCCCGATGAGCCGGCCAAGCAAATGGCAGATCAACTGGCAGCAGGAGGTGCGGGTGGCGGTGAAGGAGTGGAAGGCGACGATGACGACGATGTGGGGGATGTGGCGGTGAAGCAGCCGCAGCACTTGCTTGAAAACGACAATCTGAACAACGAGATCATGGCTGATCAGGGAAAGGAATTTCCCGAGGGTATTCATTTGGAGGACGGCATGGATGAAGATCCGGATG AGGATGACTACTCCAATGCAGCGGCACGGAAGAAGGGAGGCGAGGCCGTTAGAAACTAA
- the LOC6500622 gene encoding aurora kinase C, whose protein sequence is MSHPNNNVLRPKDNALSWKPENSSHVLGLQKKNLLLSKKPNSENLAPAASKPLPVTSNKPGAGGTSVQAASTAPPAAPVFQKPLVPTVKKVPSEFVAPAPVAASKTEKPTTAAAASTSGATTSTEAEKGKTDTQPPKPKKTWQLSNFDIGRMLGRGKFGNVYLAREKESQFVVALKVLFKRQIDESKVEHQVRREIEIQSHLRHPHILRLYAYFHDDVRIYLILEYAPQGTLFNALQAQPLKRFDERQSATYIRSLCSALLYLHERDIIHRDIKPENLLLGHKGVLKIADFGWSVHEPNSMRMTLCGTVDYLPPEMVQGKPHTKNVDLWSLGVLCYELLVGHAPFFSKTFDETYKKILKGDYKLPEHVSKAAAHLISKLLVLNPLHRLPLDQVMVHPWILAHTQ, encoded by the exons ATGTCCCATCCCAACAACAATGTGCTGCGCCCCAAGGACAATGCACTGTCCTGGAAGCCTGAAAATTCCTCTCATGTCCTTGGCTTGCAGAAGAAAAACTTGCTCCTGTCCAAAAAG CCAAATAGTGAAAACCTGGCTCCTGCAGCAAGCAAGCCACTTCCAGTAACCAGTAACAAACCCGGAGCAGGAGGAACCAGCGTTCAGGCAGCATCTACAGCTCCACCTGCTGCTCCTGTATTCCAAAAGCCACTGGTGCCCACAGTGAAGAAGGTGCCTTCCGAATTTGTGGCTCCAGCCCCAGTTGCAGCCTCTAAGACTGAGAAACCCACCACGGCTGCCGCCGCAAGCACCTCCGGAGCCACAACAAGCACTGAAGCAGAGAAAGGCAAGACTG ATACCCAACCCCCAAAGCCAAAGAAAACCTGGCAGCTAAGCAACTTTGATATCGGCCGCATGCTGGGCCGCGGAAAGTTCGGCAATGTGTACTTGGCCCGCGAGAAGGAATCCCAGTTTGTGGTGGCATTGAAAGTGCTCTTCAAGCGTCAAATCGATGAGTCCAAAGTGGAGCACCAGGTGCGCCGCGAGATCGAAATTCAGTCGCATTTGCGACATCCGCACATCCTTCGCCTCTATGCCTACTTTCATGATGATGTTCGCATCTATTTGATACTGGAGTACGCCCCACAAGGCACTCTCTTCAACGCTCTACAAGCTCAGCCTTTAAAACGCTTCGATGAACGCCAGTCGGCCACTTACATACGCTCCTTATGCTCGGCTCTGCTTTATCTACACGAACGGGACATCATCCACCGAGACATCAAGCCGGAGAACCTTCTGCTGGGCCACAAGGGCGTCCTCAAGATCGCCGACTTCGGCTGGTCCGTACATGAGCCCAACTCCATGCGCATGACGCTTTGCGGCACGGTCGATTATCTGCCTCCGGAAATGGTGCAGGGCAAGCCCCACACCAAGAACGTCGACCTCTGGAGCCTCGGAGTGCTGTGCTATGAACTGCTGGTGGGTCATGCTCCCTTCTTCTCCAAGACCTTCGACGAGACCTACAAGAAGATCCTCAAGGGAGACTATAAGCTGCCGGAGCATGTCTCCAAAGCGGCGGCCCACTTGATTTCGAAGCTTCTGGTGCTGAACCCACTGCATCGCCTGCCATTAGACCAGGTGATGGTGCACCCCTGGATCCTGGCGCACACGCAgtaa
- the LOC6499940 gene encoding uncharacterized protein LOC6499940 isoform X1 produces the protein MSSTRFARTGRVRLCILMSMFLVLIMMIVIYQMSQHQLDESRAFQEGLSVQMQSLTAEKLTAEKRMSLLRTEKMSLQEKYEGQLAEAAQKQQETERALQEKFEGQLEKHKLLEIKYADLEAECVNSKKKHIADTNTFDQKLQKLLADVHKDKAIKEQEVAGWKEKLEKLQRDSERKIHALESSLTEFKANCHYVPKVQPAEAPAHGHQDSQPQQQLNKPAEQTPTTHHSSPGQVAHSIEKPRNEKSFDAQVQVSDGLYRIGGGVNLLETNPKQNQTTSATNNTTKGLGGGIMEQEPQKEQQPLLPFAVRNNHSLILNSVENFQIVPKVLSEKQQQEEPQLADGQVSPLSAPRKSSTPAPNASVAPKIVSSSSSGLPPLAVPPAKPERKLPENVAPIPDNFEDTKVDGKGDAVDVDTAAEELPKNENNNRYANAVNDLENNRNLGVAPKPLEDSGAHEVKDALNEPSFNLPAAGGGQNLFDGELPAPGPGPVPDEPAKQMADQLAAGGAGGGEGVEGDDDDDVGDVAVKQPQHLLENDNLNNEIMADQGKEFPEGIHLEDGMDEDPDEDDYSNAAARKKGGEAVRN, from the exons ATGAGTTCAACTCGCTTTGCGCGCACTGGACGCGTGCGTCTCTGCATTCTGATGAGCATGTTCCTGGTGCTCATAATGATGATTGTTATTTACCAAATGTCCCAGCACCAATTGGACGAGAGCCGCGCCTTTCAGGAGGGTCTCAGTGTACAAATGCAAT CGTTGACTGCCGAAAAGCTAACCGCCGAGAAACGTATGAGCCTGCTGCGCACAGAGAAGATGAGCCTGCAGGAGAAGTACGAAGGTCAGTTGGCAGAGGCGGCCCAAAAGCAGCAGGAAACGGAGCGGGCCCTTCAGGAGAAGTTTGAGGGTCAGTTGGAAAAGCACAAGCTACTAGAGATCAAGTACGCTGATCTAGAGGCTGAGTGCGTCAATAGCAAGAAGAAACACATCGCCGACACGAATACCTTCGACCAGAAATTGCAGAAATTGCTGGCCGACGTTCACAAGGACAAGGCCATCAAAGAGCAAGAAGTGGCCGGCTGGAAG GAAAAACTGGAGAAACTGCAACGCGATTCAGAGCGCAAGATACACGCCCTGGAAAGTTCACTGACGGAATTCAAAGCTAACTGCCATTACGTACCCAAAGTACAACCTGCAGAGGCACCGGCTCATGGCCACCAGGACTCACAACCACAGCAACAGCTAAACAAGCCGGCCGAGCAAACTCCTACCACGCACCACTCAAGCCCTGGTCAAGTGGCCCATAGCATTGAGAAGCCACGAAACGAGAAGTCTTTCGACGCCCAAGTGCAAGTGAGTGACGGCCTCTACAGGATTGGCGGCGGGGTAAATCTGCTAGAAACTAAcccaaaacaaaaccaaacaacTTCAGCTACTAACAACACAACAAAGGGCCTTGGTGGCGGGATTATGGAACAAGAGCCGCAGAAagagcagcagccactgctGCCCTTCGCTGTGCGCAACAATCATAGCCTGATACTAAACTCTGTTGAAAACTTTCAGATTGTCCCGAAGGTGTTGAGCGAGAAGCAGCAGCAAGAGGAGCCTCAGTTGGCCGACGGCCAGGTGTCACCCCTGAGTGCTCCGCGCAAGAGCAGTACTCCGGCTCCGAATGCCTCGGTGGCACCCAAGATAgtgagcagcagcagtagtGGGCTCCCACCGCTGGCTGTTCCGCCCGCAAAGCCAGAGCGCAAACTACCCGAGAACGTGGCGCCCATTCCTGACAACTTCGAGGACACCAAGGTAGATGGTAAAGGGGATGCCGTCGACGTGGACACCGCTGCCGAGGAGCTGCCTAAGAACGAGAACAACAATCGCTATGCAAATGCTGTAAATGATCTGGAGAACAATCGAAACTTGGGCGTGGCGCCTAAGCCGCTCGAGGACTCGGGCGCACATGAAGTCAAAGACGCGTTGAACGAGCCCAGTTTTAATCTACCGGCAGCCGGAGGTGGCCAGAACCTTTTCGATGGCGAATTGCCAGCGCCTGGTCCCGGTCCAGTGCCCGATGAGCCGGCCAAGCAAATGGCAGATCAACTGGCAGCAGGAGGTGCGGGTGGCGGTGAAGGAGTGGAAGGCGACGATGACGACGATGTGGGGGATGTGGCGGTGAAGCAGCCGCAGCACTTGCTTGAAAACGACAATCTGAACAACGAGATCATGGCTGATCAGGGAAAGGAATTTCCCGAGGGTATTCATTTGGAGGACGGCATGGATGAAGATCCGGATG AGGATGACTACTCCAATGCAGCGGCACGGAAGAAGGGAGGCGAGGCCGTTAGAAACTAA
- the LOC6500623 gene encoding 40S ribosomal protein S29 produces MGFATLWYSHPRKYGQGSRCCRACSNRHGLIRKYGLNICRQCFREYANDIGFKKLD; encoded by the exons ATGGGTTTCGCTACTCTCTGGTACTCGCATCCCCGCAAATACGGCCAAGGCTCCCGATGCTG CCGTGCCTGCTCTAACCGCCACGGTCTGATCCGCAAGTACGGCCTGAACATCTGCCGTCAGTGCTTCAGGGAATACGCCAACGACATTGGCTTCAAGAAG CTGGACTAA